From the genome of Proteus vulgaris, one region includes:
- a CDS encoding PAAR domain-containing protein has translation MRSTIQGRKIILKNDTTNTKGTVLSGSLLAKQTHEIACLGDEVYCPACQQKGKIIEGDTMMKINTIPVALEGYKVQCGCLKGCVLVAIE, from the coding sequence ATGCGTAGCACAATCCAAGGACGAAAAATCATTTTAAAAAATGATACCACCAATACTAAAGGAACCGTATTAAGCGGTTCTTTATTAGCAAAGCAAACGCATGAAATTGCCTGTTTAGGCGATGAAGTCTATTGCCCTGCTTGTCAGCAAAAAGGCAAAATTATTGAGGGGGATACCATGATGAAAATAAACACTATTCCCGTCGCGTTAGAGGGGTATAAAGTGCAATGCGGCTGTTTAAAGGGTTGTGTATTAGTGGCAATAGAATAA
- a CDS encoding PAAR domain-containing protein — MCSIIQGRKIILKNDTNNTKGTVLSGSLLAKQTHEIACLGDEVYCPACQQKGKIIEGDTMMKINNIPVALEGHKVQCGCLKGCVLVAIE, encoded by the coding sequence ATATGTAGCATAATTCAAGGACGAAAAATTATATTAAAAAATGATACCAACAATACAAAAGGAACCGTATTAAGCGGTTCTTTATTAGCAAAGCAAACACATGAAATTGCCTGTTTAGGTGATGAAGTCTATTGCCCTGCTTGTCAGCAAAAAGGCAAAATAATAGAAGGGGATACTATGATGAAAATAAACAATATCCCTGTCGCGTTAGAAGGACATAAAGTGCAATGCGGTTGTTTAAAGGGTTGTGTATTAGTAGCTATTGAGTAA
- a CDS encoding PAAR domain-containing protein, which produces MRSIIQGRKIILKNDTNNTKGTVLSGSLLVKQLYEIACLGDEVYCPACQQKGKIIEGDTMMKINTIPVALEGHKVQCGCLKGCVLVAIE; this is translated from the coding sequence ATGCGTAGCATAATTCAAGGACGAAAAATTATATTAAAAAATGATACCAACAATACAAAAGGAACCGTATTAAGCGGTTCTTTATTAGTGAAACAACTTTATGAAATAGCTTGCCTTGGTGATGAAGTCTATTGCCCTGCTTGTCAGCAAAAAGGCAAAATAATAGAAGGGGATACTATGATGAAAATAAACACTATTCCCGTCGCATTAGAGGGGCATAAAGTGCAATGTGGTTGTTTAAAGGGTTGTGTATTAGTGGCAATAGAATAA
- a CDS encoding lipase family protein has protein sequence MTDKTDCIACGEKWIEIHLVDELNNPILNIEYELYQAFGPMKKPRKGIVKANGIIREEELAGFPIILKLDTQALIKEMSTRKLRLLRGENNSIIKAEAEAKKYTYRYTTIGALCRDQIDIDNKGYQDEYPFYHFPKDEAFQGIPISKFNTTTVIEICPFRAWSLILHHTEQYSMINAYNLGILSQLSYKDNNIGNANSISCFFERQCLDLSRYPVVREKEINAQYPAIVIDVPFEERYDKVVFLDTEDKIKHGSKAEGSTQLFYVQNKEQFIVAWRGSQEGTDWVDDFTYRAKDIKTHAPEFNLNGKMHKGFLDAYQLGKNFFPSDFDEMKKKSKGKRLFICGHSLGGALALAHATELHKNTPLLYTYGAPRLFTISALEQLPKFTHYRHINNNDIVPRVPPEASLDNWLFNIYGYLGNIIGGITSIIDLLGQKAITQYGEYYLHHGNPILFYEAYNLIENYEEKVPTATNTWRFSYSKNNSTKLYIVPEIDKLALNDSMNLQQEFMSNLNENDKNNLFPEQKNPESNGGTSVTDHYMGRGYLPFLHDQLLELVDSAKTPQRLQSRELFKIALDKKVDIINPNPYKKRTLEIDRQRNLYFLDLQQSMNNSLIPMQSNPKEMDMLMQFKEQTHEIFNQ, from the coding sequence ATGACGGATAAAACGGATTGTATTGCCTGTGGGGAAAAATGGATTGAAATTCATCTTGTGGATGAGCTTAATAACCCCATATTGAATATCGAATATGAATTATATCAGGCTTTTGGTCCGATGAAAAAACCAAGAAAAGGAATAGTAAAAGCGAATGGGATCATTAGGGAAGAGGAATTGGCTGGTTTCCCTATTATCTTAAAGTTAGATACTCAAGCTTTAATAAAGGAAATGAGCACACGAAAATTAAGGCTACTTAGAGGAGAAAATAATTCCATTATTAAAGCGGAAGCAGAGGCAAAAAAATATACTTACCGCTATACAACAATTGGTGCTTTATGCAGAGATCAAATTGATATTGATAATAAAGGGTATCAGGATGAATATCCTTTTTATCATTTTCCTAAAGATGAAGCTTTTCAAGGGATCCCGATTTCTAAGTTTAATACCACAACAGTAATTGAAATTTGCCCATTTAGGGCTTGGTCTTTGATTCTTCATCATACTGAACAATATTCTATGATTAATGCTTATAATTTAGGAATTTTAAGCCAACTTTCCTATAAAGATAATAATATTGGTAATGCTAACTCAATAAGTTGTTTTTTTGAACGACAATGCTTGGATTTAAGTCGTTATCCTGTCGTCAGGGAGAAAGAAATTAATGCTCAATACCCCGCTATTGTTATCGATGTGCCTTTTGAAGAACGTTATGACAAAGTGGTTTTTTTAGATACTGAAGATAAAATAAAGCATGGTTCTAAAGCCGAAGGAAGTACCCAACTGTTTTATGTTCAAAATAAAGAACAATTCATTGTTGCTTGGAGAGGATCTCAGGAGGGAACTGATTGGGTTGATGATTTTACCTATCGAGCGAAAGATATTAAAACCCACGCTCCAGAATTTAATCTAAATGGCAAAATGCATAAAGGTTTTTTAGACGCTTATCAATTAGGGAAAAATTTCTTTCCTAGTGATTTTGATGAAATGAAGAAAAAATCAAAAGGAAAAAGATTATTTATCTGTGGTCACAGTTTAGGGGGAGCATTAGCTTTAGCTCATGCCACTGAATTACATAAAAATACACCGTTACTTTATACTTATGGTGCTCCTAGATTATTTACGATTTCTGCGCTTGAGCAGTTACCTAAGTTTACTCATTATCGCCATATTAATAATAACGATATTGTGCCTAGGGTACCACCAGAGGCAAGTCTAGATAATTGGTTATTTAATATCTATGGGTATTTGGGCAATATCATAGGTGGTATTACATCAATTATTGATTTATTGGGACAGAAAGCTATCACTCAATATGGAGAATATTATTTACATCATGGTAATCCCATTCTTTTTTATGAAGCATATAACTTAATTGAAAATTATGAAGAAAAGGTACCTACTGCTACAAATACATGGCGATTCAGTTATTCTAAAAATAATAGTACCAAGCTTTATATTGTTCCTGAGATAGATAAATTGGCACTGAATGACTCAATGAATCTACAACAAGAATTTATGAGTAACTTAAATGAAAATGATAAAAATAATCTTTTCCCTGAACAAAAAAATCCAGAAAGTAATGGTGGAACCAGTGTAACAGATCATTATATGGGAAGAGGTTATTTACCTTTCTTGCATGATCAACTTTTAGAATTAGTAGATAGTGCTAAAACACCACAACGTTTACAATCACGAGAATTATTTAAAATTGCTTTAGATAAAAAGGTTGATATTATCAATCCTAACCCTTATAAAAAGCGAACTTTAGAAATAGATAGGCAGCGTAATTTATATTTTTTAGATTTACAACAAAGTATGAATAATTCTCTTATTCCAATGCAATCAAATCCTAAAGAAATGGATATGCTAATGCAATTTAAGGAACAAACACATGAAATATTTAATCAATAA